One Candidatus Niyogibacteria bacterium genomic region harbors:
- a CDS encoding proline dehydrogenase family protein — MEDAALLFYAGLSVLVLAGLAVWRGIYLINKFTFRDLKKLFLKIEEYDKEGIGVLINVAAENCRSEKEAGFLLRSYFLILSILNGSGGMKNGHISVKPSSFVLSGWPAEKKKEKFEAALSQLADFAGKRNRRVWLDEERSADEEWVEPVKRALVCDRGITNLSWRIRCYRRDAFRRITEYVNWHKQGASFSIGLCRGAYPEDGELDENETAENILRCARLLADNSIDCVIASHTAIKPITNAKSGTFSLHMLHGREEVDTALKSILVKELAKSRGVYMIYGRSLRSLLPYVLRRLLEKPALFWTQ; from the coding sequence TTGGAGGACGCTGCTTTGCTCTTCTACGCCGGGCTTTCGGTTTTGGTTTTGGCGGGTCTTGCGGTTTGGCGCGGAATTTATCTGATAAACAAATTCACCTTTCGCGATCTCAAAAAGCTTTTTTTGAAAATAGAGGAATACGATAAAGAAGGCATCGGCGTTTTAATTAATGTCGCCGCCGAAAATTGCCGCAGCGAAAAAGAAGCCGGCTTTTTACTGAGGTCTTACTTTTTGATTTTAAGTATTCTGAACGGCTCGGGAGGGATGAAAAACGGCCATATAAGCGTTAAACCCTCGTCCTTTGTTTTATCAGGATGGCCCGCAGAAAAGAAAAAGGAAAAATTTGAAGCCGCGCTTTCTCAGCTTGCCGATTTTGCCGGAAAAAGAAATCGCAGGGTGTGGCTGGATGAGGAACGTTCAGCCGATGAAGAATGGGTTGAACCGGTTAAGCGCGCTCTGGTCTGCGATAGGGGTATAACCAATCTGTCTTGGCGAATCAGATGTTACCGCAGGGACGCTTTCCGGCGCATCACAGAATATGTTAATTGGCATAAGCAAGGAGCCAGTTTCAGCATCGGACTTTGCCGGGGCGCCTATCCCGAAGACGGGGAATTGGATGAAAATGAAACTGCCGAAAATATTTTAAGATGCGCCCGACTTTTGGCTGATAATTCAATTGATTGCGTCATCGCTTCACATACGGCAATTAAACCGATTACAAACGCGAAAAGCGGAACTTTTTCACTGCACATGCTGCATGGCCGAGAAGAAGTTGATACGGCATTGAAATCCATTTTAGTTAAAGAATTGGCAAAAAGTCGGGGGGTCTACATGATTTACGGAAGAAGTTTACGTTCCCTTCTGCCATATGTTTTGCGCCGTTTACTGGAAAAGCCGGCCCTTTTTTGGACCCAGTAG
- the secD gene encoding protein translocase subunit SecD: protein MFKIRIWAFVLLLAGLTLGYFAGANFVKSDWFLGNIGYRLGLDLQGGAHLVYQADVSAIEGVEVSESMEGLRDVIERRINAFGVTEPVVQVQRSGDDRRLIVEIAGVFDTDEAIKMIGQTPYLEFKTERPEEARDVILAALEKGEQVSEDPYFVPSGLTGRFLKKSLLDFDQTTGEPVVLLEFNKEGAELFGRITRENVGRRVAIYLDGLPISVPVVQQEITSGNAQISGKFTPEEARVLVRRLNSGALPVPISLMAQQSVGASLGGESLARGIIAGIYGILAVALFLILRYRLPGLVAIFGLMFYVVLVLSIFKILPVTLTAAGVAGFLLSVGMAVDANILIFERMREEIRWGGNLENAMESGFKRAWPSIRDSNISTLITSAILYWFGTSMIRGFALTLGVGVLSSIFSALVVTRFFLYAASFRQNRFSFILYGAKHREPEQ, encoded by the coding sequence ATGTTTAAAATCCGCATTTGGGCTTTTGTTTTGCTTTTGGCTGGCCTTACTCTCGGCTATTTTGCGGGCGCGAATTTTGTGAAGTCCGATTGGTTTTTGGGCAATATCGGATATCGCCTGGGGCTTGATTTGCAGGGAGGGGCGCATTTGGTCTATCAAGCCGATGTTTCCGCGATTGAAGGCGTTGAAGTCAGCGAATCAATGGAAGGGCTTCGGGATGTGATTGAACGCAGAATCAACGCCTTCGGCGTTACCGAGCCGGTAGTGCAGGTACAAAGATCGGGCGACGATCGCCGTCTTATCGTGGAGATTGCCGGCGTTTTTGACACCGATGAAGCAATTAAAATGATAGGCCAGACGCCGTATCTTGAATTTAAAACCGAAAGGCCCGAAGAAGCGCGAGACGTAATCCTTGCGGCGCTTGAAAAAGGGGAACAGGTTTCGGAGGACCCTTATTTTGTTCCATCTGGGCTTACCGGCAGGTTTCTTAAAAAATCACTCCTTGATTTTGACCAGACTACCGGAGAGCCTGTGGTGCTTTTGGAGTTTAACAAAGAAGGAGCCGAACTTTTCGGACGCATCACAAGAGAAAATGTTGGCAGGCGCGTAGCAATTTATCTGGACGGATTGCCGATAAGCGTGCCGGTGGTTCAGCAGGAGATAACCTCGGGTAATGCCCAAATTTCCGGAAAGTTTACGCCGGAAGAGGCCAGAGTTTTGGTGCGTCGCCTTAATTCCGGGGCCTTGCCCGTTCCAATCAGTCTTATGGCCCAGCAAAGCGTCGGCGCTTCTTTGGGCGGAGAGTCGCTTGCGCGAGGAATTATTGCCGGAATTTACGGCATATTGGCCGTGGCCTTATTCTTAATTTTGCGATACCGCCTGCCGGGCTTGGTCGCGATTTTCGGCCTTATGTTCTACGTGGTTTTAGTTTTAAGTATTTTTAAAATTTTGCCGGTTACGCTTACCGCGGCCGGCGTTGCCGGATTTCTTTTGTCGGTCGGCATGGCGGTTGACGCCAATATTTTGATATTTGAGCGCATGCGAGAAGAGATACGTTGGGGCGGGAATTTGGAAAATGCCATGGAAAGCGGATTTAAGCGGGCCTGGCCTTCAATTCGCGATTCAAACATTTCAACGCTGATAACCTCCGCGATTCTTTATTGGTTTGGAACAAGCATGATTCGCGGTTTTGCCCTGACTTTGGGCGTCGGAGTTTTATCAAGTATATTTTCGGCGCTTGTGGTTACCAGATTTTTTCTTTATGCCGCGTCTTTCAGGCAAAACAGGTTTTCGTTTATTCTTTACGGCGCAAAACATCGGGAACCGGAACAATAA
- the secF gene encoding protein translocase subunit SecF, protein MLIIRFRKILYAFSAVVLAISLFGILAFGFRSGVDFSGGSILEVEFLEERPDISFLEADISALNLAAFRIQPTGDKGLIIRFGDTSNESREILLQTLSAGKDPASVLTERRFDAVGPAIGSELRKNAVISIILVIILILGFVSWAFRHVSKPVASWKYGMVAIIALAHDIAVPAGLFAYLGRFYGAEVDALFVTALLTILGFSVHDTIVVFDRIRENLRKAEGRGEFEDIVGKSLNETFGRSLATSFALFLVLFSLFWLGAGATRYFALTLLVGVVAGTYSSICLASPLLVTWHKFSGKKNI, encoded by the coding sequence ATGCTGATTATACGTTTTAGAAAAATTTTATACGCGTTTTCAGCAGTCGTTTTGGCGATAAGCTTATTCGGTATTTTAGCTTTTGGATTCAGGTCCGGAGTCGATTTTTCCGGCGGGTCTATTTTAGAAGTGGAGTTTTTGGAAGAGCGCCCCGATATTTCTTTTTTGGAGGCGGATATATCGGCGCTGAATTTGGCGGCATTCAGAATTCAGCCTACCGGCGACAAGGGTTTAATCATAAGATTCGGCGATACTTCAAACGAAAGCCGCGAAATTCTGCTACAAACTTTATCCGCGGGCAAAGATCCCGCGTCGGTTTTGACTGAACGCAGGTTTGACGCCGTGGGTCCGGCCATAGGTTCTGAACTAAGAAAAAACGCCGTTATTTCAATAATTCTGGTGATAATTTTAATTCTTGGTTTTGTTAGCTGGGCATTTCGTCATGTTTCAAAACCTGTGGCCAGCTGGAAGTACGGGATGGTGGCGATTATCGCTTTAGCGCATGACATAGCAGTGCCGGCCGGACTTTTCGCGTATCTCGGGCGTTTTTACGGGGCTGAAGTTGATGCGCTTTTCGTAACCGCGCTTTTGACCATCCTGGGTTTTTCCGTGCACGATACCATAGTGGTTTTTGACCGCATACGCGAAAACCTCCGCAAAGCCGAAGGCCGCGGAGAATTTGAAGATATTGTCGGAAAAAGTTTAAACGAGACATTCGGCCGGTCTTTGGCTACATCGTTCGCGCTGTTTTTGGTTTTGTTCTCTCTTTTTTGGCTCGGGGCCGGAGCCACCCGTTATTTTGCTCTGACTTTGCTGGTCGGAGTTGTTGCCGGCACTTATTCTTCAATATGCCTCGCCAGCCCCCTTTTAGTCACGTGGCATAAATTCTCCGGCAAGAAAAATATTTGA